One segment of Odontesthes bonariensis isolate fOdoBon6 chromosome 1, fOdoBon6.hap1, whole genome shotgun sequence DNA contains the following:
- the terfa gene encoding telomeric repeat binding factor a isoform X2, translating into MAAKETGNSETEYEHVVNRWLVDYYSFLALNFFQNEQNDDFCAVRNILDTVLARPLESTDDMPIKIRVLQFLSRINEGEKLDLLFESDQSISPLESALVLLENMNEEFRISQQDFENAYTSLKEMIVVTFIKKSEFDQAKEVLNKHFPKAQDGKAAKTLVDKRLLEQGDKTAEIDEPGPSSTPQMITIQFRPCTHSIIHRARLQATYKALASGLNEKTFAQLEQEVETEGQKRDDLCPHHSSDGNGDANLNSEQEKLFQRDSCSPMEASPADQPPQTDTGPQAQACSVSKALYTVARLVVEPDSQPNSQCMTPPEELESEDGMETPTQALVVSSEKGFKDVECPVADREVAFPTRKRPRRTNRTVGKASTSGAEFFTDIEEDSPDPVVDGKMQCEDLHDQSNTSLRRNSNKTAQSSSESEEDPQLSSSFQTPLQRPHKQPSGGPTTNVSVDLDDICIRDTSSDGSPKRSPRHPVPQKSSTPHKDSTGGEDPSHSKWKKLYNNAKESKSTWSDEESYFNPKQNTGSNESAVSNSSHRKRKWTDSETQKLRNGVKKFGEGNWSKIKAYYSFNDRTNVNLKDRWRTLKKLNIV; encoded by the exons ATGGCGGCGAAAGAAACTGGGAACTCCGAAACTGAATATGAACATGTCGTGAACCGCTGGCTCGTagattattattcttttttggCGCTGAATTTCTTCCAAAACGAACAAAATGACGACTTCTGCGCGGTCAGGAATATACTGGACA CTGTTTTGGCACGTCCACTGGAGTCCACTGATGACATGCCTATAAAGATTCGAGTGTTGCAGTTTCTTTCGCGTATAAACGAGGGGGAAAAACTTG ACCTGCTATTTGAATCTGATCAGTCCATATCTCCTCTGGAATCGGCCCTCGTGCTGCTGGAAAACATGAATGAGGAGTTCAGAATTTCCCAGCAGGATTTTGAAAATGCCTACACTTCACTTAAGGAGATG ATCGTGGTGACCTTTATCAAGAAGAGTGAATTTGATCAAGCAAAGGAGGTGTTAAACAAACACTTTCCCAAAGCACAGGACGGAAAG GCAGCCAAGACACTCGTCGATAAAAGACTTTTGGAGCAAGGTGACAAAACGGCTGAAATAGACGAGCCCGGTCCGTCCTCCACACCACAAATGATCACGATCCAGTTTCGACCATG TACACACTCAATAATCCATAGGGCCAGACTGCAGGCAACCTACAAAGCCCTCGCTTCAGGTTTAAATGAGAAAACATTTGCTCAGTTGGAGCAAGAAGTGGAGACAGAGGGCCAGAAAAGAGATGATCTTTGCCCGCATCATTCATCTGATGGAAACGGGGACGCTAATCTGAACTCGGAGCAGGAAAAGTTATTTCAGAGGGACTCGTGCAGCCCCATGGAAGCTTCCCCAGCAGACCAgccaccacaaacagacactggACCTCAAGCACAGGCATGTTCTGTCTCAAAGGCACTTTACACAGTGGCACGGCTGGTGGTCGAACCAGACAGTCAGCCAAACTCGCAGTGCATGACACCTCCAGAGGAATTAGAAAGTGAAGATGGAATGGAAACGCCAACACAGGCGCTGGTTGTATCGAGTGAAAAAGGCTTCAAAGACGTGGAATGCCCAGTTGCAGACAGAGAAGTTGCCTTTCCCACACGAAAGCGCCCCAGACGAACTAACAGGACAGTCGGCAA AGCTTCAACTAGTGGGGCTGAGTTCTTCACAGACATTGAGGAAGACTCCCCAGACCCTGTGGTTGATGGGAAAATGCAGTGCGAAGACCTCCATGACCAATCCAACACATCACTCAGGAG AAACTCCAACAAGACGGCACAGTCATCCTCAGAGAGTGAAGAAGACCCACAGCTGTCCTCTTCTTTCCAAACTCCCTTGCAGAGACCCCATAAACAACCATCCGGCGGTCCCACCACAAA CGTTTCAGTCGATTTAGATGACATCTGTATCAGAGACACTTCATCGGACGGCTCACCCAAACGGTCCCCTCGTCACCCTGTTCCTCAGAAGAGCTCCACTCCTCACAAGGACTCCACTGGAGGCGAGGATCCATCCCATTCAAAATG GAAAAAGCTGTACAACAATGCAAAGGAGAGTAAGTCCACCTGGAGCGATGAGGAGTCGTATTTCAACCCCAAACAGAACACCG GATCAAATGAGAGCGCCGTGTCAAATTCAAGCCACAGGAAGAGG AAGTGGACTGACAGCGAGACACAAAAACTTAGGAACGGGGTCAAGAAGTTTGGAGAGGGCAACTGGAGTAAGATAAAGGCTTATTACTCCTTCAACGATCGTACAAATGTAAACCTGAAAGATCGTTGGAGAACACTGAAGAAGTTGAATATAGTCtga
- the cdc42se2 gene encoding CDC42 small effector protein 2: MTEFWVCFSCCIAEQPQPKRRRRIDRSMIGEPTNFVHTTHVGSGEMGLGLASVDLVQAQMKSKGGYVHGGSEGSQL; encoded by the exons ATGACAGAGTTCTGGGTTTGTTTCAGCTGCTGCATTGCAGAGCAGCCACAACCA AAACGGCGGCGACGAATCGACCGCTCCATGATCGGGGAGCCAACGAACTTCGTTCACACCACACACGTCGGCTCGGGGGAAATGGGCCTGGGATTGGCATCA GTGGACCTCGTTCAGGCCCAGATGAAATCTAAAGGGGGCTACGTACATGGAGGTTCTGAAGGCTCTCAGTTGTAA
- the terfa gene encoding telomeric repeat binding factor a isoform X1, with the protein MAAKETGNSETEYEHVVNRWLVDYYSFLALNFFQNEQNDDFCAVRNILDTVLARPLESTDDMPIKIRVLQFLSRINEGEKLDLLFESDQSISPLESALVLLENMNEEFRISQQDFENAYTSLKEMIVVTFIKKSEFDQAKEVLNKHFPKAQDGKRAVLMGLICRKSKTHELIKQMSFQKFKEEMLAFCQRLCTFSIPFLYKAAKTLVDKRLLEQGDKTAEIDEPGPSSTPQMITIQFRPCTHSIIHRARLQATYKALASGLNEKTFAQLEQEVETEGQKRDDLCPHHSSDGNGDANLNSEQEKLFQRDSCSPMEASPADQPPQTDTGPQAQACSVSKALYTVARLVVEPDSQPNSQCMTPPEELESEDGMETPTQALVVSSEKGFKDVECPVADREVAFPTRKRPRRTNRTVGKASTSGAEFFTDIEEDSPDPVVDGKMQCEDLHDQSNTSLRRNSNKTAQSSSESEEDPQLSSSFQTPLQRPHKQPSGGPTTNVSVDLDDICIRDTSSDGSPKRSPRHPVPQKSSTPHKDSTGGEDPSHSKWKKLYNNAKESKSTWSDEESYFNPKQNTGSNESAVSNSSHRKRKWTDSETQKLRNGVKKFGEGNWSKIKAYYSFNDRTNVNLKDRWRTLKKLNIV; encoded by the exons ATGGCGGCGAAAGAAACTGGGAACTCCGAAACTGAATATGAACATGTCGTGAACCGCTGGCTCGTagattattattcttttttggCGCTGAATTTCTTCCAAAACGAACAAAATGACGACTTCTGCGCGGTCAGGAATATACTGGACA CTGTTTTGGCACGTCCACTGGAGTCCACTGATGACATGCCTATAAAGATTCGAGTGTTGCAGTTTCTTTCGCGTATAAACGAGGGGGAAAAACTTG ACCTGCTATTTGAATCTGATCAGTCCATATCTCCTCTGGAATCGGCCCTCGTGCTGCTGGAAAACATGAATGAGGAGTTCAGAATTTCCCAGCAGGATTTTGAAAATGCCTACACTTCACTTAAGGAGATG ATCGTGGTGACCTTTATCAAGAAGAGTGAATTTGATCAAGCAAAGGAGGTGTTAAACAAACACTTTCCCAAAGCACAGGACGGAAAG AGAGCTGTTTTAATGGGTCTCATCTGTCGGAAGAGTAAAACACATGAGCTCATCAAGCAAATGAGCTTTCAGAAGTTCAAGGAGGAGATGCTAGCTTTTTGTCAGAGGCTCTGCACTTTCAGCATTCCTTTTCTCTACAAG GCAGCCAAGACACTCGTCGATAAAAGACTTTTGGAGCAAGGTGACAAAACGGCTGAAATAGACGAGCCCGGTCCGTCCTCCACACCACAAATGATCACGATCCAGTTTCGACCATG TACACACTCAATAATCCATAGGGCCAGACTGCAGGCAACCTACAAAGCCCTCGCTTCAGGTTTAAATGAGAAAACATTTGCTCAGTTGGAGCAAGAAGTGGAGACAGAGGGCCAGAAAAGAGATGATCTTTGCCCGCATCATTCATCTGATGGAAACGGGGACGCTAATCTGAACTCGGAGCAGGAAAAGTTATTTCAGAGGGACTCGTGCAGCCCCATGGAAGCTTCCCCAGCAGACCAgccaccacaaacagacactggACCTCAAGCACAGGCATGTTCTGTCTCAAAGGCACTTTACACAGTGGCACGGCTGGTGGTCGAACCAGACAGTCAGCCAAACTCGCAGTGCATGACACCTCCAGAGGAATTAGAAAGTGAAGATGGAATGGAAACGCCAACACAGGCGCTGGTTGTATCGAGTGAAAAAGGCTTCAAAGACGTGGAATGCCCAGTTGCAGACAGAGAAGTTGCCTTTCCCACACGAAAGCGCCCCAGACGAACTAACAGGACAGTCGGCAA AGCTTCAACTAGTGGGGCTGAGTTCTTCACAGACATTGAGGAAGACTCCCCAGACCCTGTGGTTGATGGGAAAATGCAGTGCGAAGACCTCCATGACCAATCCAACACATCACTCAGGAG AAACTCCAACAAGACGGCACAGTCATCCTCAGAGAGTGAAGAAGACCCACAGCTGTCCTCTTCTTTCCAAACTCCCTTGCAGAGACCCCATAAACAACCATCCGGCGGTCCCACCACAAA CGTTTCAGTCGATTTAGATGACATCTGTATCAGAGACACTTCATCGGACGGCTCACCCAAACGGTCCCCTCGTCACCCTGTTCCTCAGAAGAGCTCCACTCCTCACAAGGACTCCACTGGAGGCGAGGATCCATCCCATTCAAAATG GAAAAAGCTGTACAACAATGCAAAGGAGAGTAAGTCCACCTGGAGCGATGAGGAGTCGTATTTCAACCCCAAACAGAACACCG GATCAAATGAGAGCGCCGTGTCAAATTCAAGCCACAGGAAGAGG AAGTGGACTGACAGCGAGACACAAAAACTTAGGAACGGGGTCAAGAAGTTTGGAGAGGGCAACTGGAGTAAGATAAAGGCTTATTACTCCTTCAACGATCGTACAAATGTAAACCTGAAAGATCGTTGGAGAACACTGAAGAAGTTGAATATAGTCtga
- the zdhhc7 gene encoding palmitoyltransferase ZDHHC7: MQSSNHRLRDMEQHHPLLSAGADVETGSLAAGVMVGGPHSGHTSSNRTLWFIQDSCGMVCATMTWFLVLYAEFVVNFVMLLPAKSFWYSLLNGATFNSLAVLALASHLRTMLTDPGAVPKGNATKEYMESLQLKPGEVIYKCPKCCSIKPERAHHCSICKRCIRKMDHHCPWVNNCVGEKNQRFFVLFTMYIALISAHALGLSGMHFFTCIKVQWNECGTFSPGVSVLLLIFLCLEAILFLTFTAVMFGTQIHSICNDETEIERLKNEKPTWERRVRWDGMKSVFGGPPSLLWCNPFTGLRLRRLLVLTHGRRGGPEFSV, translated from the exons ATGCAGTCTTCAAACCACCGACTACGAGATATGGAGCAGCACCACCCGCTGCTGTCGGCCGGTGCAGATGTCGAGACGGGGAGCCTCGCAGCTGGGGTGATGGTTGGGGGTCCCCACTCGGGCCACACTTCCAGCAACCGTACACTGTGGTTTATCCAGGACAGCTGTGGTATGGTGTGTGCGACCATGacctggttcctggttctgtACGCGGAGTTTGTGGTGAACTTTGTGATGCTTCTGCCCGCTAAGAGCTTCTGGTACTCGCTGCTGAACGGGGCCACCTTCAACTCGCTGGCTGTGCTCGCACTGGCCTCGCACCTGCGCACCATGTTGACTGACCCG GGTGCCGTTCCTAAGGGCAATGCAACCAAGGAGTACATGGAGAGCTTGCAACTGAAGCCTGGTGAGGTCATTTACAAGTGCCCAAAGTGCTGTAGCATCAAGCCTGAGAGGGCACACCACTGCAG TATTTGTAAACGATGCATCAGAAAGATGGATCATCACTGTCCCTGGGTCAATAACTGTGTGGGAGAAAAGAATCAGAgattctttgttctttttact ATGTACATAGCCTTGATTTCTGCCCACGCCCTGGGCCTCAGTGGTATGCACTTCTTCACATGTATTAAAGTTCAGTGGAACG AGTGCGGCACCTTCTCCCCTGGGGTGtctgtgctgctgctgatcTTCCTCTGTCTCGAAGCCATCCTGTTCCTCACTTTTACAGCTGTAATGTTTGGCACGCAGATCCACTCCATCTGCAACGACGAGACG GAGATTGAACGTCTCAAAAATGAAAAGCCAACATGGGAACGTCGCGTGAGGTGGGACGGAATGAAATCTGTTTTCGGGGGTCCACCATCCCTGCTGTGGTGCAATCCGTTCACCGGCCTGCGTCTGCGGCGCCTGTTGGTGTTGACCCATGGTCGACGTGGCGGGCCCGAGTTTTCCGTCTAA
- the nip7 gene encoding 60S ribosome subunit biogenesis protein NIP7 homolog: MRPLTDEETKTMFEKLSKYIGENIKLLVDRPDGTYCFRLHHDRVYYMSEKILKLATNFSRDKLVSVGTCFGKFTKTTKFRLHITALDFLAPYAKFKVWVKPGAEQSFLYGNHVLKSGLGRITENTMQYQGLVVYSMADVPLGFGVAAKSTQECRRVDPLSIVVFHQADVGEFIRNEDTLT, from the exons ATGAGGCCGTTGACTGACGAGGAAACGAAAACGATGTTTGAAAAGCTGTCAAAATA CATCGGAGAAAACATCAAACTTCTAGTGGACCGACCTGACGGCACCTACTGCTTCAGGCTACACCATGACCGTGTGTATTACATGAG TGAGAAAATTCTGAAGCTGGCCACGAACTTTTCTCGGGACAAGCTCGTTTCTGTGGGGACCTGCTTTGGGAAGTTTACAAAGACCACTAAGTTTCGCCTGCACATCACAGCGCTGGATTTCCTGGCGCCCTATGCGAAG TTCAAGGTTTGGGTGAAACCTGGAGCAGAGCAGTCTTTCCTGTACGGGAACCATGTGCTAAAATCTGGCCTTGGCAGAATCACAGAGAACACGATGCAGTATCAGGGGCTTGTGGTTTACTCCATGGCCGATGTTCCTTTG GGTTTCGGAGTGGCAGCCAAGTCTACCCAGGAGTGCCGGCGAGTGGACCCCTTGTCTATTGTTGTGTTCCACCAGGCAGACGTGGGAGAGTTCATTAGGAATGAAGACACATTAACTTAA